Proteins encoded in a region of the Bartonella taylorii genome:
- a CDS encoding DUF4167 domain-containing protein, whose product MRPQQNRRVRGRNNNGNNNNNNNRRGPNPLSRNYESSGPDVKIRGNAQQIADKYISLARDAQGAGDRVMSENYLQHAEHYLRIILAAVGQTPQPARRDESRDENSEQEYGEINAEGEKKDIVTDDTNVLQTQSQKNGHSQHAKAQNGHAREDALEADALSYEKSDQEQCSAEENVEPVKKTRRPSRRRIVRAQEEASLEFSRAMSDSSQNGDAVAEQVPSLPLLGEEIQRKPRRRRVVASEENV is encoded by the coding sequence ATGAGGCCACAACAAAATAGACGGGTACGCGGTCGCAATAATAATGGTAATAACAACAATAATAATAATCGTCGCGGTCCTAATCCGTTGTCTCGGAATTATGAAAGTAGCGGTCCAGATGTTAAGATTCGTGGAAATGCTCAGCAAATTGCTGACAAATACATAAGTCTTGCACGTGATGCACAGGGGGCTGGCGATCGTGTTATGTCAGAGAATTATCTCCAACATGCCGAACACTACTTGCGTATTATTCTGGCAGCGGTTGGACAAACGCCCCAACCTGCTCGACGCGATGAGAGCCGCGATGAAAACAGTGAGCAAGAGTACGGTGAAATAAACGCTGAAGGTGAAAAAAAAGACATTGTCACTGATGACACGAATGTACTGCAAACTCAGTCGCAAAAAAATGGTCATAGTCAACATGCAAAAGCACAAAATGGGCATGCGCGCGAAGATGCATTAGAAGCTGATGCTCTTTCGTATGAGAAAAGTGACCAAGAGCAATGTTCTGCTGAAGAAAATGTTGAACCTGTTAAAAAAACACGTCGGCCTTCACGGCGGCGCATTGTGCGTGCTCAAGAAGAGGCATCTCTTGAATTTTCACGAGCCATGTCAGATTCTTCTCAGAATGGAGATGCGGTGGCAGAACAAGTTCCCTCTTTGCCTTTGTTAGGTGAGGAAATACAGAGAAAACCGCGTCGACGTCGAGTGGTGGCCTCTGAAGAAAATGTTTAA